A DNA window from Halichondria panicea chromosome 16, odHalPani1.1, whole genome shotgun sequence contains the following coding sequences:
- the LOC135349982 gene encoding ADP-ribosylation factor-related protein 1-like, translating to MFTLLRGLWKYFFRKDEYYVLILGLDNAGKTTFLEQTKSLFINNYDGMPLNKITSTVGLNVARIEQGSTRLIFWDLGGQEDLQSLWDKYYAECQGVIYVVDSSDPENLAMSSQTFRKVILHPDLEGAPLLILANKQDRQDALPLTEVESAFNTGVESIGDRDCKIQRVSALKGEGVTEGIEWLTQRVQQSRRAQMKSNSQ from the exons ATGTTCACTTTGCTCAGAGGTCTCTGGAAGTACTTCTTTAGAAAAGATGAATATTATGTTCTCATACTTGGATTAGATAATGCTGGGAAAACG ACTTTCCTGGAGCAAACAAAGAGTTTGTTTATCAACAACTATGATGGAATGCCTCTCAACAAGATAACGAGCACTGTCGGACTAAACG TTGCGAGGATTGAGCAAGGCTCCACTAGACTGATATTCTGGGACCTCGGTGGACAAGAGGACCTTCAGAGCCTTTGGGataag TACTATGCCGAGTGTCAGGGGGTCATCTACGTCGTGGATTCTTCTGACCCTGAGAACCTGGCCATGTCATCGCAGACCTTCA GGAAGGTTATTCTGCACCCTGACCTCGAGGGGGCACCACTGCTCATACTGGCTAACAAGCAAGACAGACAG GATGCCCTCCCCCTGACTGAAGTGGAGAGTGCCTTCAACACCGGAGTGGAGTCCATAGGGGATAGGGACTGTAAGATACAGAGGGTGTCTGCACTCAAAGG AGAGGGTGTGACTGAAGGTATCGAGTGGTTGACTCAGAGAGTGCAGCAGTCAAGAAGAGCTCAAATGAAAAGCAACAGTCAATAA